In Mesoplodon densirostris isolate mMesDen1 chromosome 5, mMesDen1 primary haplotype, whole genome shotgun sequence, a single window of DNA contains:
- the RPL15 gene encoding large ribosomal subunit protein eL15 — MGAYKYIQELWRKKQSDVMRFLLRVRCWQYRQLSALHRAPRPTRPDKARRLGYKAKQGYVIYRVRVRRGGRKRPVPKGATYGKPVHHGVNQLKFARSLQSVAEERAGRHCGALRVLNSYWVGEDSTYKFFEVILIDPFHKAIRRNPDTQWITKPVHKHREMRGLTSAGRKSRGLGKGHKFHHTIGGSRRAAWRRRNTLQLHRYR, encoded by the exons ATGGGCGCTTACAAGTACATCCAGGAGCTGTGGAGGAAGAAGCAGTCGGACGTGATGCGCTTTCTGCTCAGGGTTCGCTGCTGGCAGTACCGCCAGCTCTCGGCGCTGCACCGGGCCCCGCGCCCCACCCGGCCCGACAAGGCGCGCAGGCTGGGCTACAAGGCCAAGCAAG GTTATGTGATATATCGGGTTCGCGTGCGCCGCGGCGGCCGCAAACGCCCGGTCCCGAAAGGCGCCACCTACGGCAAGCCCGTCCACCACGGCGTCAACCAGCTCAAGTTTGCCCGGAGCCTTCAGTCTGTTGCCGAG GAGCGAGCAGGACGCCACTGTGGGGCCCTGAGGGTCCTGAATTCTTACTGGGTGGGTGAAGATTCTACGTACAAGTTTTTTGAGGTTATCCTCATCGATCCCTTCCATAAAGCTATCAGAAGAAACCCTGACACCCAGTGGATCACCAAACCAGTCCACAAGCACAGGGAGATGCGGGGGCTGACGTCTGCAGGCAGGAAGAGCCGCGGCCTCGGCAAGGGCCACAAGTTCCACCACACGATCGGTGGTTCTCGCCGCGCAGCCTGGAGAAGGCGCAATACTCTCCAGCTCCACCGCTACCGCTAA